A genomic window from Candidatus Bathyarchaeota archaeon includes:
- the pstC gene encoding phosphate ABC transporter permease subunit PstC codes for MSNKTLKKLSFFFSNLKSQPMTIVLFVCASISIVILFLMLFFVASEGALAFSQFGPDLLLGMQWNLGKNIFGGFPLLVGSLIITFGALLIAIPIGVSTAVFVSEVLPFYLRDPIKSIIELLASIPSVIYGFIGLLIVVPFISDFFGIPSGQTALTASLILSLMTIPTIVSVSGEIISAVPKDFKEAALGLGATKWETIKTIVIPISKSGILASIMLGFGRAIGETIAVSMVAGNRAQVPTSFLDSVYTIPSFIATHMGEAALGSLEYSALFGLGLILLIITFIVNTLADIVVKRGAQHG; via the coding sequence ATGAGCAACAAAACGCTCAAAAAACTTTCTTTCTTTTTTTCTAATCTTAAATCTCAACCTATGACAATTGTTCTTTTTGTTTGTGCTTCAATTTCTATAGTTATTTTGTTTTTGATGCTCTTTTTTGTCGCCAGCGAAGGCGCTTTAGCATTTTCACAATTTGGACCTGACCTACTTTTGGGTATGCAATGGAACCTTGGAAAAAACATTTTTGGTGGGTTCCCTCTTTTGGTCGGTTCCCTAATCATAACTTTTGGTGCTCTGCTTATTGCAATTCCAATTGGAGTTAGCACCGCCGTATTCGTTTCCGAAGTTTTACCCTTTTATTTACGAGATCCCATTAAATCAATAATTGAACTTTTAGCATCTATCCCTTCAGTAATCTATGGTTTCATAGGTTTGCTGATAGTGGTTCCGTTTATTTCGGACTTTTTTGGTATTCCATCGGGGCAAACAGCGTTAACGGCATCTTTAATTTTGTCTCTTATGACGATTCCCACAATTGTTAGTGTTTCTGGTGAGATAATCTCTGCTGTCCCAAAAGATTTCAAAGAAGCTGCCCTTGGTCTAGGAGCTACAAAATGGGAAACCATCAAAACTATAGTTATACCCATTTCAAAATCTGGAATCTTAGCAAGTATAATGCTAGGTTTTGGACGAGCTATTGGAGAAACCATTGCTGTTTCTATGGTTGCAGGTAACCGAGCTCAAGTTCCAACAAGTTTCTTAGATTCAGTTTACACTATTCCTTCTTTTATTGCAACCCATATGGGTGAAGCTGCATTAGGCAGCCTCGAATACAGCGCCCTTTTCGGGTTAGGGCTTATTTTACTTATTATCACTTTTATTGTGAACACTTTGGCTGACATTGTTGTAAAACGAGGTGCCCAACATGGGTAG
- a CDS encoding RNA-binding protein, with product MATKILEESLGKIVLVRLRGGKKLRGRLKGFDQHLNLVLDETDDTTDVENVKKLGAIIVRGDNVVIISPPPR from the coding sequence ATGGCCACAAAAATCCTGGAAGAAAGCCTCGGCAAAATAGTTCTAGTACGTCTACGAGGCGGAAAGAAACTAAGAGGCAGACTCAAAGGCTTCGATCAGCACCTCAATTTGGTGTTAGATGAAACAGACGACACAACAGATGTAGAAAACGTGAAAAAACTCGGCGCCATAATTGTCCGTGGCGACAATGTGGTAATAATCTCTCCTCCCCCAAGGTGA
- a CDS encoding Hsp20/alpha crystallin family protein translates to MTEDNRWSKWFNQKMPFFEEDFLGINETFKQMEEAIAKEFEELSKRAPTDLQHEETLPDGTKVQSYGPFVYGYSVTVGPDGKPNVKEFGNFKAGTQLGKPHMDIKEKREPLTDIIDANENVRIIIELPGVEKDDIKLAGTDNKLTISVDTAKHKYYKEIEMPSKIDAKKAKSNYKNGVLDITVPKKKPEKTKSQPIKID, encoded by the coding sequence TTGACAGAAGATAATCGATGGTCAAAATGGTTTAACCAAAAGATGCCTTTCTTTGAAGAGGACTTTTTGGGCATAAACGAAACCTTCAAACAAATGGAAGAAGCAATCGCAAAAGAATTTGAAGAATTATCCAAACGTGCACCCACTGATTTACAACACGAAGAAACCCTGCCTGACGGAACCAAAGTACAAAGTTATGGTCCCTTCGTCTACGGATACAGCGTAACAGTAGGTCCCGACGGAAAACCCAACGTGAAAGAGTTTGGAAACTTCAAAGCAGGAACCCAACTAGGAAAACCTCACATGGACATCAAAGAAAAACGTGAACCTTTAACTGATATCATAGATGCTAACGAAAACGTTCGGATCATAATTGAACTGCCTGGTGTCGAAAAAGACGACATCAAACTAGCCGGAACCGACAACAAACTAACAATTTCAGTTGACACTGCCAAACACAAATACTACAAAGAAATCGAAATGCCCTCCAAAATCGACGCCAAAAAAGCCAAATCAAACTACAAAAACGGCGTATTAGACATAACAGTTCCCAAAAAGAAACCAGAAAAGACCAAAAGCCAACCTATAAAGATAGACTAA
- a CDS encoding phosphate uptake regulator PhoU, with translation MGHSQHSQNEETRKLQITGGSTYVISLPKKWVTQNRLEKGSPLLIRQEKNGSLEVLPPEIARPEKSEEAMITVSSEDNSDEIIRKTVSVYLLGYNIIHIRAKNQKEILSTQRSDLKTFARNMLVGTEIVTDTSTALTLQVLLSYPELSVPSALRRMTIITSSMHKDAITALKNGDHQLAEFVRATDYEVNRFHLYIIRQLKMAIRNPRIVTEIGLKNSNDCLGYRLITKMVERTADHATNIAKNVLLLKKPLDEEFVDAIQEMNRVAISCFETSIESLFKRDYEMADRVITKANSIVELEKKALLSSKETNIEEATNIRLVIESVRRIAEYSMDIAEIVLNMTVDSVIG, from the coding sequence TTGGGTCATTCTCAACATAGTCAAAATGAGGAAACACGTAAACTCCAGATAACTGGAGGCTCTACATACGTAATCTCATTGCCGAAAAAGTGGGTTACCCAAAACAGATTAGAAAAAGGCAGCCCATTACTCATCCGCCAAGAAAAAAATGGAAGTTTAGAAGTTTTGCCTCCAGAAATTGCACGACCCGAAAAATCCGAAGAAGCAATGATTACAGTTAGCTCAGAAGACAACTCAGATGAAATAATTAGAAAAACTGTTTCTGTGTATTTGTTGGGTTACAACATAATTCACATTAGAGCTAAAAACCAAAAAGAAATTTTGTCTACCCAAAGAAGCGACCTTAAAACCTTTGCCCGAAACATGCTTGTTGGAACAGAAATAGTAACAGACACATCCACTGCCTTGACATTACAAGTTTTATTGAGTTATCCTGAATTGTCAGTTCCAAGTGCATTACGACGGATGACAATTATAACATCATCTATGCACAAAGATGCAATAACTGCGCTGAAAAATGGTGACCATCAGTTAGCAGAATTTGTTAGGGCTACAGATTATGAAGTTAATAGATTTCATTTGTATATAATTCGGCAGTTGAAAATGGCAATTCGGAACCCAAGAATAGTAACAGAAATTGGATTGAAAAATTCAAACGATTGCCTTGGATACAGATTAATAACTAAAATGGTTGAAAGAACCGCCGACCACGCCACGAACATTGCAAAAAATGTACTACTCCTCAAAAAACCATTAGATGAGGAATTTGTAGATGCAATTCAAGAAATGAATAGGGTTGCAATTTCTTGCTTTGAAACTTCCATCGAATCGTTGTTTAAAAGAGATTACGAAATGGCCGACAGGGTCATCACAAAAGCAAACAGCATAGTTGAGTTAGAAAAGAAGGCGCTTCTTTCGTCAAAAGAAACAAACATAGAAGAAGCAACCAACATCCGATTAGTAATTGAAAGTGTGAGGCGAATAGCAGAATATTCCATGGACATTGCAGAGATTGTCCTTAACATGACTGTGGATTCAGTGATTGGATAG
- a CDS encoding winged helix-turn-helix transcriptional regulator: MTLKLQLVRDGKIVLEVPLSLMDWPKEQLETEFEAFEDDFERFSSMFDALSNQTRLRMMRRLVQDENITMNFAGFMKDLDLNPKTVWENSRKLSDGGFLTKTGRGTYSCSEFGQTTFLTLSLALRRLLESLNEENV; the protein is encoded by the coding sequence ATGACATTAAAACTCCAGCTAGTGCGTGACGGAAAAATAGTTCTAGAAGTTCCCTTATCGCTGATGGACTGGCCAAAAGAACAACTTGAAACAGAATTCGAAGCTTTCGAAGATGATTTTGAGCGCTTCTCCAGTATGTTTGATGCCTTATCCAATCAAACTCGCCTACGGATGATGCGCCGATTAGTTCAAGACGAAAACATTACCATGAATTTTGCTGGTTTCATGAAAGATCTGGATTTGAATCCAAAAACTGTCTGGGAAAACTCAAGAAAATTAAGTGACGGCGGATTTTTAACAAAAACCGGACGAGGAACATATAGCTGCTCTGAATTTGGACAAACAACTTTTCTTACTTTAAGCCTCGCCTTACGTCGCCTGTTAGAATCGTTAAATGAAGAAAATGTTTAG
- the pstB gene encoding phosphate ABC transporter ATP-binding protein, protein MSHEDKIDIKQLNLWFGEKHVIRGVDLKIKANTVTAIMGPSGCGKSTMLRAINRMNDVIKSCKVTGDIFINGKNAYGDNTNVYDLRRQVGMVFQRPNPLPKSIYENVAFGPKIHKMAKGKELDKIVEKSLRAAVLWDEVQDRLNDSAFDLSGGQQQRLCIARALAVDPEIILMDEPCSALDPAATAKIEQLIRILSNDYTVVIVTHNMQQASRVSDYTVFLYLGKIIEEGATKGIFENPKHELTEQYITGEFG, encoded by the coding sequence TTGAGTCACGAAGACAAAATAGACATTAAACAACTAAATCTTTGGTTCGGAGAAAAACACGTCATCCGAGGTGTTGATCTGAAAATAAAAGCAAACACAGTAACCGCTATTATGGGTCCATCAGGATGCGGAAAATCAACAATGCTCCGAGCCATCAACAGGATGAACGACGTTATCAAATCTTGTAAAGTAACTGGGGACATTTTCATCAATGGAAAAAATGCCTATGGAGATAATACCAACGTTTACGACCTAAGACGCCAAGTTGGAATGGTTTTCCAACGACCAAACCCACTCCCTAAGTCAATATACGAAAATGTTGCTTTTGGTCCAAAAATCCATAAAATGGCAAAAGGTAAAGAACTTGACAAAATTGTAGAAAAAAGTTTGCGCGCAGCAGTATTATGGGACGAAGTTCAAGATCGTCTAAATGACAGTGCTTTTGACCTTTCTGGTGGACAACAACAACGTTTGTGTATTGCCCGTGCATTGGCAGTAGATCCAGAAATCATTCTCATGGATGAACCTTGTAGCGCCTTAGACCCTGCAGCAACAGCTAAAATTGAGCAACTAATAAGAATCTTATCCAACGATTATACTGTTGTGATCGTTACTCACAACATGCAGCAAGCTTCGCGAGTTTCTGACTATACGGTGTTCTTGTATCTGGGGAAAATAATCGAGGAAGGCGCAACAAAAGGCATCTTTGAGAACCCGAAACACGAGTTAACTGAACAGTATATTACTGGAGAATTTGGTTAG
- the phoU gene encoding phosphate signaling complex protein PhoU gives MKRLIDAGLEQLAGMLFHMGELAQKTVSLSIMNYIDGTHAPEQVKSLSDTLSSMSEPIEDMVFEIMSRFQPVASDLRILRSYMKICYDFRRYGRYALDISKIYERIREAGHCDPSLHKTIEKMGIETLEMVGTSIEALRNHDAELAKTLTKREKCVDKLYYSYLDKLIETKTTTGCTISSLLVVRYLERIADHATYIGESIVYLATGEKTRLR, from the coding sequence TTGAAAAGATTAATTGACGCAGGATTAGAACAGTTAGCAGGAATGCTTTTTCATATGGGAGAGCTTGCCCAAAAAACTGTTTCCTTATCGATAATGAATTACATAGATGGTACTCACGCTCCCGAACAGGTGAAAAGTCTTTCCGACACATTGTCTTCTATGTCAGAGCCAATTGAAGATATGGTTTTCGAAATCATGTCCCGATTTCAACCTGTTGCTTCTGATCTTCGAATTCTAAGATCATACATGAAAATCTGTTATGATTTCCGACGTTACGGACGATACGCTCTTGATATCTCCAAAATCTACGAACGTATCCGTGAAGCAGGACATTGTGACCCATCCTTACACAAAACCATTGAAAAAATGGGGATAGAAACTCTGGAAATGGTCGGAACAAGCATAGAAGCCCTAAGAAATCACGATGCAGAACTTGCAAAAACCTTGACTAAACGGGAAAAATGTGTTGACAAACTCTATTACAGCTATCTTGACAAACTGATTGAGACAAAAACCACGACCGGCTGTACTATCTCAAGTTTGCTTGTTGTTCGGTACCTTGAAAGAATAGCTGACCATGCGACCTACATTGGTGAGTCGATTGTCTATCTTGCAACTGGAGAAAAAACTAGATTAAGATAA
- a CDS encoding aspartate carbamoyltransferase regulatory subunit: MSETTLRVSKIKDGTVIDHITAGHALEVLKILGITDPVKSVVTVGINVPSKTFGLKDMVKIEGRELKAHEVDKIALLAPHASINIIRNYKVVDKQLVKLPNIIRETVKCTNPACISNSNEPVKSTFYVDNEEPLCLRCHYCGYIMERQDIPKQF; this comes from the coding sequence TTGTCTGAAACAACTTTGCGTGTATCCAAAATCAAGGACGGTACCGTGATAGATCACATCACTGCCGGTCATGCTTTGGAGGTTCTAAAAATTTTGGGAATCACGGACCCTGTCAAAAGTGTTGTAACTGTTGGCATTAATGTTCCTAGCAAAACCTTTGGTTTGAAAGACATGGTGAAAATTGAAGGCAGAGAACTCAAAGCCCACGAAGTCGACAAAATCGCTTTGTTGGCTCCCCATGCAAGCATCAACATTATCAGAAACTACAAAGTTGTAGACAAACAACTAGTAAAACTGCCCAATATAATACGGGAAACCGTCAAATGCACAAACCCTGCATGCATTTCAAATAGTAACGAACCCGTCAAATCAACGTTTTATGTGGACAACGAAGAACCTTTGTGCCTAAGATGCCATTACTGCGGTTACATAATGGAACGCCAAGACATCCCTAAACAGTTCTAA
- a CDS encoding 50S ribosomal protein L37e, giving the protein MGKTGKGTSSMGRRAHKTVHIKCRRCGRRAYGVKTKCCAACGYGRTTKIRRYAWQTKTVNGARLVKIRQSA; this is encoded by the coding sequence ATGGGAAAAACCGGTAAAGGAACATCATCCATGGGTCGACGTGCCCATAAAACCGTGCACATCAAATGCAGACGATGCGGCAGAAGAGCATATGGAGTAAAAACCAAATGCTGTGCAGCATGTGGATACGGAAGAACCACCAAAATACGCAGATATGCATGGCAGACAAAGACCGTCAACGGCGCACGGCTTGTCAAAATTAGGCAGTCTGCCTAA
- a CDS encoding DUF47 family protein, with product MAKKSYAWFERSRRTKLLDLAQEQITKALDTANLLHDAMEKISKAKVAEARKPIEKLFTVEEEIDHLRTEVFKELSKGAAMFADYREDILHLVKRLDTFADHVKDAARCIVMLGDYPIPAELWNKVLYITATIVDCATALRTSIENISPNPTEAVKGANKVEEIEAGIDREYLATKSLFIKYGDDVNSGALIIFDDLIEFLEEAADMCADTADYIVTLASSD from the coding sequence ATGGCTAAGAAAAGTTATGCTTGGTTTGAAAGAAGCCGCAGAACAAAACTGTTAGATTTAGCTCAAGAACAGATAACTAAAGCTCTTGATACTGCGAATTTGCTTCATGATGCGATGGAGAAAATTTCTAAAGCAAAAGTAGCTGAAGCTCGAAAACCGATTGAAAAACTGTTTACGGTAGAAGAAGAAATTGACCACCTTCGAACTGAAGTTTTCAAGGAACTGTCCAAAGGAGCAGCAATGTTTGCTGACTACAGAGAAGACATACTTCATCTTGTAAAACGCCTTGACACGTTTGCTGACCACGTTAAAGATGCTGCACGTTGCATAGTGATGCTTGGAGACTACCCGATTCCTGCTGAATTGTGGAATAAAGTTCTTTACATAACTGCAACTATTGTAGATTGTGCAACTGCCCTTCGTACGAGTATTGAAAACATATCTCCAAACCCAACTGAAGCTGTCAAAGGCGCAAATAAAGTTGAAGAGATTGAAGCTGGAATTGACAGAGAATATCTTGCAACCAAATCGTTATTCATTAAATACGGTGACGATGTTAACAGCGGTGCGTTGATAATCTTTGACGACCTGATTGAGTTCCTTGAAGAAGCAGCTGACATGTGTGCGGATACCGCAGATTACATAGTTACCCTAGCAAGTTCAGATTAA
- the acs gene encoding acetate--CoA ligase encodes MTTETPAESKKYWPMKRYLDVHKKSLENIEEYWEQEARKIDWFKTWDQVLEWNLPFAKWFSGGKLNASYLCVDRHVKTDRKNKAAIYWIGELGEEKTLTYLQLQREVNKATAALKAMGVKEGDRIAFYLPMITELPIMMLACIRLGAIHTIVFSGFSSQALADRINDTEAKLVITSDGCYRRGKIIELKGIVDEACKLAPSVEQVLVVKRTGHDINMQEGRDMWYHDKVVKTQEVIAPVPVESTHPMFILYTSGTTGKPKGIVHSTGGYMVYINSVFNKVFPLREDSVYWCNADIGWITGHSFIVYAPLMNGASIVMYEGAPDFPTADRWWEIIEDYKVNVLYTSPTAIRMFMGMDIKFVKNHDLSSLELLGSVGEPINPEAWIWYFNNIGGGRCPIVDTWWQTETGGFMVSGAPGIGEIPMKPGSASYALPGIEADVVDEDGNSVKPNVRGYIVIRKPWPGMTMTVYKDPERFKSTYWSRFPGCYFPGDYCMKDEDGYLWLLGRSDEVLKVAGHRLGTAEIESAIVEHPSVTEAAVASKPHEIKGESIIVFAVLSEGLTGSPELEKEIKAHVRKTVGPLATPEKTYFVTKLPKTRSGKIMRRVLKAIVAGKEVGDLSTIEDKSSVEAAKQAVAEG; translated from the coding sequence ATGACAACAGAAACACCAGCTGAATCGAAAAAATATTGGCCAATGAAAAGGTATTTAGACGTACACAAAAAATCGTTGGAAAATATTGAAGAATACTGGGAACAAGAAGCAAGAAAAATTGACTGGTTCAAGACTTGGGATCAAGTGCTCGAATGGAACCTTCCTTTTGCAAAATGGTTCTCAGGGGGTAAACTAAATGCCTCATACTTGTGTGTAGACAGGCATGTAAAAACTGACAGAAAAAATAAAGCAGCCATTTATTGGATCGGAGAATTAGGCGAAGAAAAGACCCTGACTTATCTCCAGCTCCAACGAGAAGTTAACAAAGCCACAGCGGCACTCAAAGCAATGGGTGTAAAAGAAGGCGACCGTATTGCGTTTTACTTACCAATGATTACTGAACTACCAATCATGATGCTGGCATGTATCAGACTGGGTGCAATTCATACCATCGTCTTCTCTGGATTCAGCTCACAGGCTCTTGCAGACAGGATTAACGACACTGAAGCTAAATTAGTAATTACTTCAGACGGCTGTTATCGACGGGGTAAAATTATTGAACTAAAAGGCATTGTTGACGAAGCATGTAAACTGGCTCCATCAGTTGAACAAGTTCTTGTTGTAAAACGAACTGGTCATGACATCAACATGCAAGAAGGACGTGACATGTGGTATCACGACAAAGTTGTGAAAACACAAGAAGTCATCGCACCAGTTCCAGTTGAAAGCACTCACCCAATGTTCATTTTGTACACCTCTGGAACCACGGGTAAACCAAAAGGTATCGTCCACAGCACTGGTGGATACATGGTTTACATTAACTCTGTATTCAACAAAGTCTTCCCCCTACGTGAAGACAGTGTCTACTGGTGCAACGCAGACATCGGATGGATTACTGGTCACAGCTTCATTGTGTATGCACCTTTGATGAACGGCGCATCCATCGTCATGTATGAAGGAGCCCCCGACTTCCCAACTGCAGACCGCTGGTGGGAAATCATTGAAGACTACAAGGTCAATGTCCTTTACACGTCCCCAACTGCCATTCGTATGTTCATGGGAATGGACATAAAGTTTGTAAAAAACCACGACTTAAGTAGCCTAGAGCTCCTTGGAAGTGTCGGTGAACCTATCAACCCAGAAGCATGGATTTGGTACTTCAATAACATAGGCGGCGGACGATGCCCAATCGTTGACACTTGGTGGCAAACTGAAACCGGTGGATTCATGGTCTCAGGAGCTCCAGGAATTGGAGAGATTCCAATGAAACCAGGATCTGCATCATACGCTCTTCCAGGAATCGAGGCTGACGTAGTAGATGAAGATGGAAACTCAGTAAAACCAAACGTAAGAGGCTACATCGTAATCAGGAAACCATGGCCAGGAATGACCATGACAGTATACAAAGACCCAGAACGCTTCAAATCTACCTACTGGTCACGATTCCCAGGTTGTTACTTCCCTGGCGACTACTGTATGAAAGATGAAGACGGATATCTCTGGCTCCTTGGCCGATCAGATGAAGTCCTCAAAGTCGCAGGTCACAGACTTGGAACTGCCGAAATCGAAAGCGCAATTGTTGAACACCCATCAGTAACAGAAGCCGCAGTCGCAAGCAAACCCCACGAAATCAAAGGCGAATCAATCATTGTCTTTGCTGTCCTATCAGAAGGACTCACCGGAAGCCCAGAGCTAGAAAAAGAAATCAAAGCTCACGTCCGCAAAACAGTAGGACCTCTCGCTACTCCTGAAAAGACCTACTTCGTAACTAAATTGCCCAAGACTCGAAGCGGTAAAATCATGCGACGAGTTCTCAAAGCAATCGTAGCAGGAAAAGAAGTCGGCGACCTATCTACAATCGAAGACAAATCTTCAGTAGAAGCCGCAAAACAAGCAGTCGCAGAAGGTTAA
- a CDS encoding phosphate ABC transporter substrate-binding protein, which produces MIMKSTKGISTMIALIGMIALLIVGFVAGSALNSGTNEFSGEYPEDSEWRTDSISIAGSTTVLPVANTAAVEFMNMYTGTTVTVQGGGSGTGYASALDGTVNIGMGSRGPKQSEIDTGDIWLTPIALDAVCVVVNPSVGSNVELTLEEVAMIFAGEYTNWNQVDSSLPNAEIYVVVRESGSGTRGTFEEYTIDKYGLDIDSTMVHEQPSNPAVRNAVSSTPNSIGYIGFGFLTNDIVAVSLAAEEGSVYIPATLENIQNGLYPISRFLYFITGSPVESGSLADRFISFVLSEDGQNIAENEGYLRMPANYNYP; this is translated from the coding sequence TTGATTATGAAATCAACTAAAGGCATATCAACAATGATTGCACTCATAGGCATGATAGCCCTTCTAATAGTAGGTTTTGTAGCTGGTTCTGCATTAAATTCAGGAACAAATGAATTCTCTGGTGAATACCCTGAAGACAGCGAATGGAGAACAGATTCTATCAGTATTGCTGGCTCAACAACAGTTCTACCTGTAGCTAATACTGCAGCAGTAGAATTCATGAACATGTACACGGGAACCACAGTAACTGTTCAAGGTGGAGGCTCCGGTACAGGTTACGCCTCAGCATTGGACGGTACTGTTAACATCGGTATGGGTTCTCGTGGTCCTAAACAATCAGAAATTGACACAGGAGACATTTGGCTAACTCCAATAGCCCTTGACGCGGTATGTGTTGTAGTAAACCCATCAGTAGGCAGCAACGTTGAACTAACTCTGGAAGAAGTCGCTATGATCTTCGCCGGAGAATACACAAACTGGAACCAAGTTGACTCCAGTCTACCTAACGCAGAAATCTATGTTGTTGTCCGAGAATCTGGATCTGGAACCCGAGGAACCTTCGAAGAATACACCATCGATAAATACGGTCTCGACATTGACAGCACAATGGTCCACGAACAACCAAGCAACCCTGCAGTAAGAAACGCAGTAAGCTCCACTCCTAACTCTATTGGATATATCGGTTTCGGATTCTTGACAAATGACATAGTGGCTGTATCACTAGCTGCAGAAGAAGGATCAGTATATATTCCTGCAACTTTAGAAAACATTCAAAACGGACTTTACCCAATTTCACGATTTCTCTATTTCATTACCGGAAGCCCAGTTGAAAGCGGCTCATTAGCTGACAGATTTATCTCATTTGTTCTCAGTGAAGACGGACAAAACATCGCAGAAAACGAAGGATACCTTAGAATGCCTGCAAACTATAACTATCCATAA
- the pstA gene encoding phosphate ABC transporter permease PstA, translated as MGSPTKERIFFFALGVPVVICLLAFFWIAAALLTGVGTLNLELITTSALRGGLFEMIVGTVYLFIGATAIAGPIGVFAAIYLVEYAPAGKATRIIDQAINNLAGVPSIIIGLFGYTLFSRQLGFGISLLSGWLTLSLMILPIVIRGSEEAIRIVPTSFKQAALALGATKWKSISLTTLIAAAPGVVTSLILGIARVAGETAAILFTSSVLITRGLPSSPFEPVMTLSFNMYVKIVAQGESPDSVFGIALILFFIVLSFSLVAIILRVYYRRKQPWLD; from the coding sequence ATGGGTAGCCCAACAAAAGAAAGAATATTTTTCTTTGCCCTTGGCGTTCCAGTGGTGATTTGTTTACTGGCATTCTTCTGGATTGCTGCCGCTCTTTTAACTGGAGTTGGGACCCTAAATCTGGAACTGATAACAACAAGTGCCCTTAGAGGTGGACTTTTTGAAATGATTGTAGGAACTGTGTACCTTTTCATAGGTGCAACCGCAATTGCAGGTCCAATAGGAGTTTTTGCCGCAATTTACCTTGTAGAGTACGCACCCGCTGGGAAGGCCACTCGCATCATTGATCAAGCAATTAACAACTTAGCTGGTGTACCCTCCATAATCATCGGTTTGTTTGGGTATACCTTGTTTAGTCGCCAACTTGGGTTTGGTATTTCTCTTCTATCTGGATGGCTGACCCTTTCTTTGATGATTCTTCCAATCGTAATACGGGGTTCAGAAGAAGCCATCCGTATCGTTCCTACTTCATTCAAACAAGCTGCGTTAGCGCTAGGGGCAACAAAATGGAAATCCATCAGTCTAACAACTTTGATTGCTGCTGCCCCTGGTGTAGTAACAAGTTTAATTTTGGGCATTGCTCGTGTCGCAGGAGAGACAGCTGCAATACTGTTTACTTCTTCCGTATTGATAACCAGGGGCTTACCTAGTTCGCCGTTTGAGCCTGTGATGACGCTTTCTTTTAATATGTATGTTAAAATTGTTGCACAGGGAGAATCTCCAGACAGCGTTTTTGGAATTGCTTTGATTCTCTTCTTTATTGTTCTTTCTTTCTCGCTTGTAGCAATAATACTACGAGTATACTACAGGAGGAAACAACCATGGCTAGATTAA